CCACTCGCCTTTTCTGCCTGAGGAGAGATAGGCGGCTTTGGCTTTCCGTAGCCAATTGACGGCATGATGGTAATATTGAGATTTTCCGGCGTCCATGATGCTCTCAGCCTGCTGACGGCAGACACGTATAACCCAGTCGGGACGGACGGGGATGGCCGCATCGAGCACCCGCTCAATCATGCCATATTCCGCATATTCCGCATATTTGCCGAGAGAGGCGATCGCATCGTCCACTAATCCCTCGTGCAGAAAGATGTCCACTCGCTCATCAGGGAAGGATGATCGGGCCCGACGTAGATGTTCCAGCAACTCCTCACGCAGCTCAGGCCACCGCTCCCCGGCGAGTTTCTGAGCGGCAAGGTAATCCTCCAGCGTAGGCCGTTCACGAACAACTCTCATGGCGGCCTCCAGCGCCAGATCGTCACGACCGATCCTGGAAGCCGTATCCCGGATCCATCGTGCAAGCTCATCCTTATAACCCTCCAGTTCCAATCCGTGCTCTGCAACCTTCAGCGCCAACTCCATCTCTCCCTTCTCCGCCAGAGCTTTTGCCAGCGCCAGCGCTTCATCCGTCTTGCTCAGATAGTTCAGTCCATACTCAGCTGCCTCCTGGTAGCGCCCCAATCGAACGAGCATCGTTACATATCGCTCATATTGTCCCTCCGCCTCGGCGAGATAGAGGTATTCCTGGAAACGCCCCTGTCGTTCCAGCACGTTCAGCCTGGCCTCGGCTAGATCATCCGCATACCACGGCGCCTCCCCCTCCCACGCGCCGAGCCTTGTGATCTCACCTTCCAGCACTCGCCGGAGAGGGGGATAATCCCAGCCCTGAACGGCGGCAGTGTGGGCCATGACGAAGTGGTAGTCCACCCCGTAATCCTCCACCTCCGATCCCCATTCGGCCAACCGTTCGGCCCACGACAGGCGTTCTTCTTGAGTTAGATCGGCGCTCAGGATCGCCTCGGTCCATGCCTGATCCAGATCCTCGAACAGGCTGCTTGCCTCGCCGTCGGAGTCATCCAGCCATGTCCAACCCTGAATGTATTCATCGGTGATCGCTTCCAGAACGATCAGGGCGTTACGACCTTCTCCCGCTCTGATGAAATCCCATGCCCTTTCAAGCAACCTGCGGATCTCATCCACCACTTCGCCCACATGCCAGTATGCCTCCGAGCAGCGCATATGATCCAAGCTGTGAAGCGCCCCTCGGACCTGACGGCGTAGCTGATAGGTATCTATATCCGGTCGAGCCGGCTCGGATGACTTGGCAGGTTTCATCTGCAATAAGGCGATTTCGCTTTGGACAACCTCCGCCAGCTCCGGCCGACGTTCTATCAGGTTTACGATGATCCTCTCAAGCTGATCTCGATCCAGATCCGAGAGCATCTCCTCAACAGGTGGCATCTCCTCGATCTCCTCAGGGGAGTAAAGGCAGGTAAGCAATACGGCGACGATGTGCTTGCAATCGCCTCCCCAGTCATAAGGACAGGTGCAATCGGCGAATTCGATGCCGTGCTCGCCCAGTTGGATGGTCACTCGATAGGGGTCGGGTTGGCTGCCCATAACCTCGGCCAATATTCGATTCCCGCTCCTGACAACCCTCAACACCGCTCCCGATTCGTAATAGTTGTAACCTCGCTCGAAGGATCGGGAGCTCGCTCGTCCGCGGATGATCCCCTCGGTGAACTCAGGCCAATTTCCCACGATGACACCTCCATTTTTTACGGCAATAAAGCGTTAACCACCAATAACTTGCCTCTTTGTCGATCTTTCAAGTCCCGTCTCCCGCCTCCTGTCTCCTTTCTCCTTGATACACCTTGAAATACTCAAACCTCGTCGATGTCGTCGGCGATTCGGGGCATAGCGCGAGGATGCCCACCTTGATCGGATCCTCCATTGGTATATCCGCCCAGCCGCAACGATACCAAGTTTCCCCATCTAAGCTGACGTATCCGGTGAACCGATCTCC
The Candidatus Poribacteria bacterium genome window above contains:
- a CDS encoding SWIM zinc finger domain-containing protein, whose product is MGNWPEFTEGIIRGRASSRSFERGYNYYESGAVLRVVRSGNRILAEVMGSQPDPYRVTIQLGEHGIEFADCTCPYDWGGDCKHIVAVLLTCLYSPEEIEEMPPVEEMLSDLDRDQLERIIVNLIERRPELAEVVQSEIALLQMKPAKSSEPARPDIDTYQLRRQVRGALHSLDHMRCSEAYWHVGEVVDEIRRLLERAWDFIRAGEGRNALIVLEAITDEYIQGWTWLDDSDGEASSLFEDLDQAWTEAILSADLTQEERLSWAERLAEWGSEVEDYGVDYHFVMAHTAAVQGWDYPPLRRVLEGEITRLGAWEGEAPWYADDLAEARLNVLERQGRFQEYLYLAEAEGQYERYVTMLVRLGRYQEAAEYGLNYLSKTDEALALAKALAEKGEMELALKVAEHGLELEGYKDELARWIRDTASRIGRDDLALEAAMRVVRERPTLEDYLAAQKLAGERWPELREELLEHLRRARSSFPDERVDIFLHEGLVDDAIASLGKYAEYAEYGMIERVLDAAIPVRPDWVIRVCRQQAESIMDAGKSQYYHHAVNWLRKAKAAYLSSGRKGEWESYLEELLTKHFRKYKLVPMLKELR